From the genome of Primulina eburnea isolate SZY01 chromosome 12, ASM2296580v1, whole genome shotgun sequence, one region includes:
- the LOC140806933 gene encoding disease resistance protein At4g27190-like isoform X2, with amino-acid sequence MEADKVNEIQVLDQKEAWTFFREKSGDRVDDLYLRPIAKEVAAECKGLPIALATVGIALKNKSIQSWKDALLQLRGANPTNFPEVVKDVYTPLKLSYDFLETESEKSLFLLCCLFPEDYNIWIEDLALLSFGLGMFQGINNIEDGRNRTYHLLERLRSRFLLMTGRNEQEVKMHDVVRDVAIFIGSKEKQGFLNVSSMDSSRNCNWMSVEISNIANAKLPVGLDFPNLRLLMLLNSSYNEFPEGFDVNVICFERMKELTVLYFSNQNFQSLPSSLEFLKKLRKLYLENCEVKDISIVGVLASLEILRVWRCYEIEELPADVGELKSLRLLELTDCYKLKRIVAGVISSLVGLEELKIVNSFDKWEAKGNVSGNASLSELESLSNLTCLEIDTKLVAQEILLSNPLRRYQIRAYEDVDHEDECFFDDFEAVKKHERRPERRIRLQLPRDVTVANWIRGLGKDTQWLELRGDDPNNFNLGEIESSRNCSTVEKLMNAIDWKFPMLEYLQLTNLKELEEIIDGTIPEGSNSFKNLESLVVQDLPKLGYLWKSPNQNVSLVNLKSIHIRKCLNLRYLFSMATARNLVQLQSMVISFCDTIEQVWWNEMESNTEASIIEFPKLEALKLLNLPNLLAFTQGVEIIKFPQLIKLKIKNCPNLRTKIDQLPAGMIEKIGVRDNDNIEEIFRDDGNRHIIFQELNELDLRGLPCLTTFYGGAESIKFPELEDLRIGNLPRLNSFVPIDSEPTHDQHSLHFFCNKKVEIIGLNELRLDGFPDKISNMWCSHIPISFFHNLEILNIYKIDGIRNLISSSIAKALVNLHLLEINHCKEMIDVIEDETHVTANSVFPNLRCLEIFNNCKLRSFCQWTHAFELPSLVTVRMDHCPLMKTFTLGSLSTPKLHWFGTKSGDTKIKDLNDHLRSTKNKRKRRTLRRRAKKRNST; translated from the exons ATGGAAGCCGATAAAgttaatgaaatacaagtcttaGACCAAAAAGAAGCTTGGACATTTTTTAGAGAGAAATCTGGTGATCGCGTGGATGATTTATATTTGCGTCCCATAGCAAAAGAAGTCGCAGCAGAATGCAAAGGTTTGCCAATTGCGCTTGCAACCGTTGGTATAGCtcttaaaaataaaagtatacAGTCATGGAAAGATGCACTTTTACAACTGAGAGGAGCTAACCCAACGAATTTCCCCGAAGTTGTGAAAGATGTTTACACGCCTCTGAAACTGAGTTACGATTTCTTGGAAACTGAAAGTGAAAAGTCCCTTTTCCTGCTATGTTGCTTGTTTCCCGAAGATTATAACATCTGGATTGAGGACTTGGCTTTGCTCAGCTTTGGGTTAGGCATGTTTCAGGGAATCAACAATATTGAAGATGGAAGAAACAGAACATATCATTTATTGGAGAGGCTTAGAAGTCGTTTTTTGTTGATGACTGGTAGAAATGAACAAGAGGTAAAAATGCATGATGTTGTTCGTGATGTTGCTATTTTCATTGGTTCAAAAGAAAAGCAAGGGTTTTTGAATGTGTCCTCAATGGATTCATCTCGCAATTGCAATTGGATGTCGGTGGAAATTTCAAATATTGCCAATGCCAAGCTTCCTGTTGGGTTGGATTTTCCAAATCTTCGTCTCCTGATGCTTTTGAATTCCAGTTATAATGAATTTCCCGAAGGATTTGATGTCAATGTTATTTGTTTTGAAAGAATGAAGGAGCTGACAGTCTTGTATTtttcaaatcaaaattttcaatcacTTCCATCCTCTCTGGAATTCCTAAAAAAACTTAGAAAGTTGTACTTGGAAAATTGCGAGGTTAAAGACATATCAATTGTTGGAGTGTTAGCAAGTTTGGAAATTCTTCGTGTCTGGCGCTGTTATGAAATTGAAGAGTTACCAGCAGATGTTGGGGAATTGAAATCTCTAAGATTATTAGAATTGACGGATTGCTATAAACTCAAAAGAATAGTGGCTGGTGTCATATCAAGCTTGGTTGGGTTGGAGGAATTGAAGATAGTTAATAGCTTTGACAAATGGGAAGCAAAGGGAAATGTAAGTGGGAATGCTAGTCTTTCAGAACTTGAGTCTCTCAGCAATTTGACTTGCTTGGAGATTGATACCAAATTGGTCGCCCAAGAGATATTGCTTTCAAATCCGTTAAGAAGATATCAAATACGTGCTTATGAGGACGTAGATCATGAGGACGAATGTTTCTTTGATGATTTCGAAGCAGTCAAGAAGCATGAGAGAAGGCCTGAGAGAAGAATCAGACTCCAATTACCGAGAGACGTGACAGTAGCAAATTGGATTCGAGGACTAGGAAAGGACACCCAGTGGCTAGAATTACGTGGAGATGATCCAAACAATTTTAATCTAGGTGAGATTGAAAGCTCGAGGAATTGTTCAACGGTGGAGAAATTGATGAATGCAATCGATTGGAAATTCCCAATGTTGGAGTACCTGCAGCTGACAAATCTCAAAGAGTTGGAAGAGATAATTGATGGTACAATTCCAGAGGGATCCAATTCCTTCAAAAATCTAGAATCACTAGTTGTTCAAGATCTTCCCAAGTTGGGATATTTGTGGAAGAGTCCAAATCAGAATGTTTCACTGGTCAACCTCAAATCCATACACATTCGCAAGTGTCTCAATCTACGATATCTCTTCTCAATGGCAACAGCAAGGAATCTTGTACAACTTCAAAGCATGGTAATATCTTTCTGTGACACGATTGAACAAGTATGGTGGAATGAAATGGAAAGCAACACAGAGGCTTCTATTATTGAGTTCCCAAAGTTGGAGGCACTGAAACTGTTAAATCTGCCAAACCTTTTAGCTTTCACCCAAGGAGTTGAAATCATAAAATTCCCCCAGTTGATAAAACTAAAAATCAAGAACTGCCCAAATCTCCGAACCAAAATCGACCAATTGCCTGCCGGCATGATTGAGAAGATCGGCGTTCGTGATAATGACAATATAGAAGAAATATTTAGGGATGATGGAAATCGTCATATCATATTCCAAGAATTGAATGAATTGGACCTACGTGGTCTGCCATGCCTGACAACGTTCTACGGAGGTGCTGAAAGCATCAAGTTTCCAGAGCTGGAAGATTTGAGGATTGGAAATTTGCCAAGGCTGAATAGTTTTGTGCCAATAGATTCAGAACCCACCCACGACCAGCATTCTCTTCATTTCTTTTGCAATAAAAAG GTTGAAATTATTGGCCTAAACGAACTTCGACTCGATGGCTTTCCAGATAAAATAAGCAATATGTGGTGTAGCCATATCCCAATTAGTTTCTTTCATAATCTTGAGATAttgaatatatataaaattgatgGCATCAGAAACTTAATATCATCTTCAATTGCAAAAGCTCTTGTTAATCTCcatttattagaaataaatcATTGCAAAGAGATGATCGACGTGATCGAAGATGAGACACATGTAACTGCTAACTCTGTCTTTCCTAATCTGAgatgtttggaaattttcaacaATTGTAAGTTGAGAAGTTTTTGCCAATGGACTCACGCATTTGAGTTACCATCACTTGTCACTGTTCGAATGGATCATTGCCCTCTGATGAAAACTTTCACTTTGGGGTCGTTAAGTACGCCAAAATTACATTGGTTCGGGACGAAGAGCGGGGACACTAAAATAAAAGACTTGAACGATCATTTAAGAAGTACTAAG AATAAAAGGAAGAGGAGAACATTGAGGAGAAGGGCGAAGAAGAGAAATAGCACTTGA
- the LOC140806933 gene encoding disease resistance protein At4g27190-like isoform X1 — MEADKVNEIQVLDQKEAWTFFREKSGDRVDDLYLRPIAKEVAAECKGLPIALATVGIALKNKSIQSWKDALLQLRGANPTNFPEVVKDVYTPLKLSYDFLETESEKSLFLLCCLFPEDYNIWIEDLALLSFGLGMFQGINNIEDGRNRTYHLLERLRSRFLLMTGRNEQEVKMHDVVRDVAIFIGSKEKQGFLNVSSMDSSRNCNWMSVEISNIANAKLPVGLDFPNLRLLMLLNSSYNEFPEGFDVNVICFERMKELTVLYFSNQNFQSLPSSLEFLKKLRKLYLENCEVKDISIVGVLASLEILRVWRCYEIEELPADVGELKSLRLLELTDCYKLKRIVAGVISSLVGLEELKIVNSFDKWEAKGNVSGNASLSELESLSNLTCLEIDTKLVAQEILLSNPLRRYQIRAYEDVDHEDECFFDDFEAVKKHERRPERRIRLQLPRDVTVANWIRGLGKDTQWLELRGDDPNNFNLGEIESSRNCSTVEKLMNAIDWKFPMLEYLQLTNLKELEEIIDGTIPEGSNSFKNLESLVVQDLPKLGYLWKSPNQNVSLVNLKSIHIRKCLNLRYLFSMATARNLVQLQSMVISFCDTIEQVWWNEMESNTEASIIEFPKLEALKLLNLPNLLAFTQGVEIIKFPQLIKLKIKNCPNLRTKIDQLPAGMIEKIGVRDNDNIEEIFRDDGNRHIIFQELNELDLRGLPCLTTFYGGAESIKFPELEDLRIGNLPRLNSFVPIDSEPTHDQHSLHFFCNKKVEIIGLNELRLDGFPDKISNMWCSHIPISFFHNLEILNIYKIDGIRNLISSSIAKALVNLHLLEINHCKEMIDVIEDETHVTANSVFPNLRCLEIFNNCKLRSFCQWTHAFELPSLVTVRMDHCPLMKTFTLGSLSTPKLHWFGTKSGDTKIKDLNDHLRSTKQNKRKRRTLRRRAKKRNST, encoded by the exons ATGGAAGCCGATAAAgttaatgaaatacaagtcttaGACCAAAAAGAAGCTTGGACATTTTTTAGAGAGAAATCTGGTGATCGCGTGGATGATTTATATTTGCGTCCCATAGCAAAAGAAGTCGCAGCAGAATGCAAAGGTTTGCCAATTGCGCTTGCAACCGTTGGTATAGCtcttaaaaataaaagtatacAGTCATGGAAAGATGCACTTTTACAACTGAGAGGAGCTAACCCAACGAATTTCCCCGAAGTTGTGAAAGATGTTTACACGCCTCTGAAACTGAGTTACGATTTCTTGGAAACTGAAAGTGAAAAGTCCCTTTTCCTGCTATGTTGCTTGTTTCCCGAAGATTATAACATCTGGATTGAGGACTTGGCTTTGCTCAGCTTTGGGTTAGGCATGTTTCAGGGAATCAACAATATTGAAGATGGAAGAAACAGAACATATCATTTATTGGAGAGGCTTAGAAGTCGTTTTTTGTTGATGACTGGTAGAAATGAACAAGAGGTAAAAATGCATGATGTTGTTCGTGATGTTGCTATTTTCATTGGTTCAAAAGAAAAGCAAGGGTTTTTGAATGTGTCCTCAATGGATTCATCTCGCAATTGCAATTGGATGTCGGTGGAAATTTCAAATATTGCCAATGCCAAGCTTCCTGTTGGGTTGGATTTTCCAAATCTTCGTCTCCTGATGCTTTTGAATTCCAGTTATAATGAATTTCCCGAAGGATTTGATGTCAATGTTATTTGTTTTGAAAGAATGAAGGAGCTGACAGTCTTGTATTtttcaaatcaaaattttcaatcacTTCCATCCTCTCTGGAATTCCTAAAAAAACTTAGAAAGTTGTACTTGGAAAATTGCGAGGTTAAAGACATATCAATTGTTGGAGTGTTAGCAAGTTTGGAAATTCTTCGTGTCTGGCGCTGTTATGAAATTGAAGAGTTACCAGCAGATGTTGGGGAATTGAAATCTCTAAGATTATTAGAATTGACGGATTGCTATAAACTCAAAAGAATAGTGGCTGGTGTCATATCAAGCTTGGTTGGGTTGGAGGAATTGAAGATAGTTAATAGCTTTGACAAATGGGAAGCAAAGGGAAATGTAAGTGGGAATGCTAGTCTTTCAGAACTTGAGTCTCTCAGCAATTTGACTTGCTTGGAGATTGATACCAAATTGGTCGCCCAAGAGATATTGCTTTCAAATCCGTTAAGAAGATATCAAATACGTGCTTATGAGGACGTAGATCATGAGGACGAATGTTTCTTTGATGATTTCGAAGCAGTCAAGAAGCATGAGAGAAGGCCTGAGAGAAGAATCAGACTCCAATTACCGAGAGACGTGACAGTAGCAAATTGGATTCGAGGACTAGGAAAGGACACCCAGTGGCTAGAATTACGTGGAGATGATCCAAACAATTTTAATCTAGGTGAGATTGAAAGCTCGAGGAATTGTTCAACGGTGGAGAAATTGATGAATGCAATCGATTGGAAATTCCCAATGTTGGAGTACCTGCAGCTGACAAATCTCAAAGAGTTGGAAGAGATAATTGATGGTACAATTCCAGAGGGATCCAATTCCTTCAAAAATCTAGAATCACTAGTTGTTCAAGATCTTCCCAAGTTGGGATATTTGTGGAAGAGTCCAAATCAGAATGTTTCACTGGTCAACCTCAAATCCATACACATTCGCAAGTGTCTCAATCTACGATATCTCTTCTCAATGGCAACAGCAAGGAATCTTGTACAACTTCAAAGCATGGTAATATCTTTCTGTGACACGATTGAACAAGTATGGTGGAATGAAATGGAAAGCAACACAGAGGCTTCTATTATTGAGTTCCCAAAGTTGGAGGCACTGAAACTGTTAAATCTGCCAAACCTTTTAGCTTTCACCCAAGGAGTTGAAATCATAAAATTCCCCCAGTTGATAAAACTAAAAATCAAGAACTGCCCAAATCTCCGAACCAAAATCGACCAATTGCCTGCCGGCATGATTGAGAAGATCGGCGTTCGTGATAATGACAATATAGAAGAAATATTTAGGGATGATGGAAATCGTCATATCATATTCCAAGAATTGAATGAATTGGACCTACGTGGTCTGCCATGCCTGACAACGTTCTACGGAGGTGCTGAAAGCATCAAGTTTCCAGAGCTGGAAGATTTGAGGATTGGAAATTTGCCAAGGCTGAATAGTTTTGTGCCAATAGATTCAGAACCCACCCACGACCAGCATTCTCTTCATTTCTTTTGCAATAAAAAG GTTGAAATTATTGGCCTAAACGAACTTCGACTCGATGGCTTTCCAGATAAAATAAGCAATATGTGGTGTAGCCATATCCCAATTAGTTTCTTTCATAATCTTGAGATAttgaatatatataaaattgatgGCATCAGAAACTTAATATCATCTTCAATTGCAAAAGCTCTTGTTAATCTCcatttattagaaataaatcATTGCAAAGAGATGATCGACGTGATCGAAGATGAGACACATGTAACTGCTAACTCTGTCTTTCCTAATCTGAgatgtttggaaattttcaacaATTGTAAGTTGAGAAGTTTTTGCCAATGGACTCACGCATTTGAGTTACCATCACTTGTCACTGTTCGAATGGATCATTGCCCTCTGATGAAAACTTTCACTTTGGGGTCGTTAAGTACGCCAAAATTACATTGGTTCGGGACGAAGAGCGGGGACACTAAAATAAAAGACTTGAACGATCATTTAAGAAGTACTAAG CAGAATAAAAGGAAGAGGAGAACATTGAGGAGAAGGGCGAAGAAGAGAAATAGCACTTGA
- the LOC140806845 gene encoding uncharacterized protein, with product MASTGSQELAFTYSQQGVPIFVGQDYELWSVLMKTLFVSHELWDIVEEGFASLTTEEVGALTNAQKKEHKENKTKDAKALSFMHQGVSRAILPRITCASIAKDAWQILKNQFGGHEKVITIKVSSAVNQIKGYGDNLEEKKIIEKVLRCLPAKFEHIVAAIEESKDLSKLTLDELMGSLEAHEKRMSRFSNQSWEQTFQGKVNISQKEDDTLQQKKKEPIQRPSRGRGRGRYLSFQARGHRGGRSSSNSRNSSQNQDSYCRICRKNGHDTNSYWSKCKKCRNTNHSQRDCWYQDGGESREANFTEEIKKNETDQVFYSCLNSQQQLENIWYVDSGCSNHMSGNKNMFVDLDESYSSELLKKNYKVEFNNDLCIIIDKQKKFTVASIKMTPNKSLSSQFANSSESCVEEYLKRGSQSLAFEIRKAHVKDVSLAKMHRLPFPKISYRAKVPLELVHADVCEPMQTPSINNYRYFLLFVDDYTRMMWVYILKEKSEAFPKFIEFKTLVENQNGKKIKILRTDRGGEFNGKTFMDFCKEKGIQRQLTVRYSPQQNGVAERKNRTIVEMARSMMAGKGLPKSFWAEAINTTFYFLNRSPTKALPNKTPYEAWYRRKPQVQHLKVFGCIAYYHIPSQQREKFDKKGEKLIFIGYSDESKGFRFINPKTNKLIISRDVIFNEEQSWSRGDDQKMKTTLEYPIEPLSTTHLSGFIKLSAIRKQANGDGKSYVNLLLYVDKTQKQNQLQIEQSQLIKNCNPSSCFSSNLKQRRR from the exons ATGGCATCCACCGGCAGTCAAGAGCTTGCCTTCACATATTCCCAACAAGGTGTTCCTATCTTTGTTGGTCAAGATTATGAGCTTTGGAGTGTTCTCATGAAGACCTTGTTCGTGTCTCATGAATTATGGGATATCGTTGAAGAGGGTTTCGCCTCTCTCACAACGGAGGAGGTAGGCGCATTAACAAATGCGCAAAAGAAAGAGCATAAAGAGAACAAAACAAAGGATGCAAAAGCCTTGTCCTTTATGCACCAAGGGGTGAGTCGAGCCATACTTCCGCGCATCACGTGTGCCAGTATAGCAAAAGATGCATGGCAAATTTTGAAGAATCAATTCGGTGGCCATGAGAAGGTGATTACAATCAA AGTATCTTCCGCTGTAAACCAAATAAAAGGATATGGAGACAATCTAGAAGAAAAGAAGATCATCGAGAAAGTTCTACGATGTTTGCCAGCAAAGTTCGAACATATAGTTGCTGCGATTGAAGAATCCAAAGATCTTTCTAAATTAACTTTGGATGAACTCATGGGTTCTCTCGAAGCCCATGAGAAACGGATGAGCAGGTTCTCAAATCAAAGTTGGGAGCAAACCTTTCAAGGAAAGGTTAATATTTCACAAAAAGAGGATGATACCCTGCAACAAAAGAAGAAGGAGCCGATTCAAAGACCATCACGAGGAAGAGGTCGTGGAAGGTATCTGAGTTTTCAAGCTCGAGGTCATAGAGGAGGTAGAAGCTCCAGCAATTCGAGAAACTCCAGTCAAAATCAAGATTCTTATTGTCGAATTTGCAGAAAGAATGGCCATGACACCAATAGCTACTGGAGTAAATGCAAAAAATGTCGAAATACAAATCATTCTCAAAGAGACTGTTGGTATCAAGATGGCGGTGAATCTAGGGAGGCAAATTTCACCgaggaaattaaaaaaaatgagacTGATCAAGTATTTTACTCATGTTTAAATTCTCAACAACAACTTGAGAATATTTGGTATGTTGATAGTGGATGCAGCAATCATATGTCTGGTAACAAAAATATGTTTGTGGATCTGGATGAATCGTACTCATCAGAG CTGCTGAAGAAAAATTACAAGGTGGAGTTCAATAATGATCTTTGCATTATTATTGATAAGCAGAAGAAATTCACGGTAGCAAGTATCAAGATGACTCCTAACAAAAGTCTTTCTTCTCAATTTGCCAATAGCTCAGAAAGTTGCGTTGAAGAGTACCTTAAACGAGGATCACAATCTTTGGCATTTGAG ATCAGGAAAGCCCATGTGAAGGATGTATCTTTGGCAAAAATGCATCGACTTCCATTTCCAAAGATCTCCTATCGAGCCAAAGTCCCTCTCGAGTTAGTACATGCCGATGTTTGTGAACCAATGCAGACACCTTCTATCAATAACTACAGGTATTTTTTATTGTTCGTGGATGATTATACAAGGATGATGTGGGTCTATATTCTCAAGGAGAAGTCCGAAGCATTTCCAAAATTTATTGAGTTCAAGACCCTTGTTGAAAATCAAAATGGCAAAAAGATCAAGATTTTACGAACAGATCGTGGAGGAGAATTCAATGGAAAGACCTTCATGGATTTTTGCAAAGAGAAGGGGATCCAAAGGCAACTGACAGTTCGTTACAGTCCACAACAAAATGGGGTTGCCGAAAGGAAAAATCGCACGATTGTAGAAATGGCTCGAAGCATGATGGCAGGCAAAGGGCTTCCAAAGTCATTCTGGGCAGAAGCTATAAATACTACTTTTTATTTTCTGAATCGATCTCctacaaaggcacttcctaatAAGACTCCATATGAAGCATGGTACCGAAGAAAGCCTCAGGTACAACATCTCAAAGTTTTTGGATGCATTGCTTATTATCATATTCCTTCTCAGCAGCGAGAAAAGTTTGATAAAAAGGgagaaaaactcatttttattgGCTACAGTGATGAATCAAAGGGTTTTCGTTTTATTAACCCGaaaacaaataaattaataatttccaGAGATGTTATTTTTAATGAAGAACAGTCTTGGAGTCGGGGAGATGATCAAAAGATGAAGACAACTCTTGAGTATCCAATTGAGCCATTATCAACTACACATTTAAGCGGATTTATCAAACTGTCTGCCATTAGAAAACAAGCGAATGGAGATGGAAAATCCTACGTGAATCTGCTTCTCTACGTTGACAAGACCCAGAAGCAAAACCAATTACAAATAGAGCAAAGTCAACTTATTAAAAATTGCAACCCTTCTTCGTGTTTTTCCTCGAATCTGAAACAGAGAAGGCGATGA